A stretch of DNA from Vanacampus margaritifer isolate UIUO_Vmar chromosome 1, RoL_Vmar_1.0, whole genome shotgun sequence:
TTCATTCTTCTCacgttttttctcttttctgttTTCCTTTGTTTGTCACCCTCCTTCGTCCGCATCTCCTCCTGTCTCTcctccccgcccccccccccctcccccgctgCCCCTCACAGTCGTTTCCACTCTCCAATACAAAGTGTGCGCACCCCCCGCCCACCCCGACACCCCGCCCGAGTACAGACAGTACAGAGCTAGCACACTGCCCCCGTCCTACGTCCGTGTGGCCTCCTCCTCCACCCcgccctccgcctcctcctctccctcccAAGAGAAAGAGGCGGGGGCGGCGAGGGACAAGGCCCAGCTTTCCTCCCAGCTCTCCACCTCGCTGGCCTCCGCCTTCTCGCCCGTCCAGGCAGGAGTGACCACGATGGGCCGGCAGGTCCGTCAGATCCCCCTGTCTCCTCCCACCGCGGCGCGCCACGCCCACCAGCACCACCAAGACTTCGCGCTCCCCCCCAAACACGGCACCTGGTCCGCCTCTCATTTGCAGCAAATGTACGCCCAATGCCCGCCCTCCGCCTCCCCTCCGGTCATGATGGCCATGGCCGCCAGGCAGGGGTTGGCGCCACCGCAGCCTGTCCTCCCCGTGGCGCACCCACTCCCGGGCATGAGGATGAAGCCCCCGCCGCTCGAGCCGAGCGGCCAGTACCCCCAGCACCAGCCCCACGCTCACGCCAACGGCCAATCGGACGACTCCTACTCCCCCCACTCCCACCAGCTGCCGCTCACCCCGCAGTACTGTGAGGCCGTGCCCCTGCCACCCTTCGCGGGCCAGCCGCCCGCAGGCCCCGCCCCCAATCACCAGTACCCGTCCACCTTCCACCCTCAGCAGCAGGCGCACCAGCAGCCCCCCAGCAACACCAACTCGCCCCCCTCTTACATTGACGGGGGCTCGCCCAAGGAGGCCCCCTCCCCCGTCCCCCAGCAGGTCCCCATGACCAACAGCTGTAAGTATGGAGAGGAGCGAGGGCGaaggtctgtttttttttttttttttttttaatagggatgtctttcaaaaacaacattatGCTAGATGCAAATTTGCGACCAGTCTCGGCCAATGGCAGCTCATCCCTGTCATGCAAACAGTTGAATATTTCGCCTCACAAAAAGTAGACCGCAGCCCTCCTGCGTGACACCCGTGGCGGGCCGTGTATTATTTCAGTTTGCTTTCCCGCCACCATCACGTCACAATTACAGAAGagcaaaaatgcaatttaacaGCACTCAACTGTGCCACGTTATCATCTGGagaatttctattttttttaatttatctaaTAACGTGACCAAAACTGTTTCATAAAACAAATGCAagataaatgtattaaatatttgCAGATTTCTACAGAAAGTGTTTCGCGAGTCAAACTTGACGGAAGTTTTGTTCtgaccagccaatcagaggacggaaaaatgctaatgctattttTGTTGACCCTGTGAggtgaattgaaaaaaaaaaaagattggttaAGTAATCTCATTGGTAATTTTGTTAACCTTACATCAGCCAGCACGACTAATTCTTGAAGGGCCCTATGGGCAGATTACATTGGCATGGCAACAAATttgctgaaatctgattggacaaaatatGGAACTTCCATGTAATGGAAGCAGTGCTGCCAagaaaaatgaagagaaaagaTTTTTGGGAATACAAAATTCTTGGAACAAATAGTCGAATTTCTATGTTTAGGCAACAGAGTAGGCCTTGCTTGTTTCTAATATTAAATGGTGCCACCTTTATAACACATTTTGGGGGATGAGCTGAGTATGTGGGTTGCaaccaagaaaaaaattgcaaagtCTTCTCTGCTAAATGCTAAGCAGCTTATTTTGTTCTTGCCATAGACTCTTGTTCGGTGATTGGTCGACTGAAATTTGACCAAACAAGACATGATGGTAAttaaacgatttttttttttttaacaattaggAGCCACATTTggtcaagtcaactttatttcGACAGCACAGTTCATATGGAATGATTAAAGGCTAGATGACATGAGTAACAGTAAGTCCAAATAAATCCATCCAGggacaaaatacaataaaatggcaaaaaaaatcaactaaaatggctgcaaaatattcttcaaaatacattatacaatacaaacatatacatttgGACCGAAACCGTGCTTTTAAACTTGACAGTAAAGTCCAAACAAACTGCTCACCTCCTATTTTTAGCACCCAGGACCCCTAGAGTCAACCTTCCAGGGTGTCGCTGGCGTTAACCGAGCTCTAACTCTGCCCCTCGCAGGCGCCCCTGTCTCCGCAGGTCACCCCGCCATGCTGTCCGTAGCCCCGCCCCCGTCCGGCCCCCCGgcccctccgccgccgccgggaCCTCCGCCCCCGATGGCGGCGCCCCCGCCCATGCCCCCTCCGCTGCCCACCGGCGGGGGGCCGCCCGGGGGACCCCCCGGCATGCAGCAGCAGCCCTCGGGGTTGGCGGCCGCGCTGGCTGGGGCCAAACTTCGTAAGGTTCAAAGGGTGAGCGACCTTTGTTGATTCTTCGATGTTGGCCATTTGGGGCCACCTCAGCTGTGTTGACAAACATGTGATGGGTAGATTTTTGTCAAGGTGGAGCTTTGGTAATTGAATGAAAGGAAagtcaagaaaacaaaacatgcgcTTGTGTGCTTCAGGATGAGAGCAGCCCGCCAGGATCAAGCGGCAAAAGCGACTCCAACCGATCTAGTGGTGGAAGTGGAGGTGGGGGGGAGGGACTGATGCAGGAGATGAATGCCTTATTAGCTCGCAGGTAAAAACTAAACATCGTGGTCACTTGGACTGAAAATAAATGCGAGTGCATTTTTTGGAGGCTCGTCTGTATTTGACAAATGATGTCATGTTTCTTCTCTCTTAAGACGAAAAGCGTCTGAGAAACCTGATGAAGTAAGTCTTTCCGTTTATCATCCTTGTGATGCCGCAAGCGAGATTACGTTTGCACTTTAAGCGCAAAGACAATAAtgaaggttttgttttgtttcatgcgTCCGCATAATCAAGTCAACGTTTTCTCTCTCACCTGCAGGACGACTCTGGTAGTCGCGGGTCTGGTCAGAACTCAACAGGTAtttaatgtctttaaaaaatttttttttaaaaagctagaAGGAAGCATATGTGCCTCATGGTTAATAAATCTGCTTCACAGTCCaaaggttctgggttcaaaaATCAGCTCAAGCCTTCACATACAACACAATCCAAAAGCGATGTTTGATTTTTGCTAGTTACGTTTCATTTATGATTACTTTTGTCAGATTCAAGTTATTTCTGTGACCAATTTTGTGTACTCGTCATGCTAAAGCTCTActcgcttttttctttttactgtgAAAAGCAATTTCTTACACCCTTGACAGGAAAAAGTCCAAAGTTTCGTTCCAAATTTACCATTAAAGCTACCAAACGCAAAAAATCTTTACTGCCAcatgtggccaaaaaatgaaactgtattttcccttcacatacacaatgcacaCGACGTCACATtcacagacagagggcgggaaattcgaacccaaatcctgtctgaaaactattggccagatgAACAGCTAATGTGTTAGTTTactcattaaaaatgtttcagtcatagATAGTCAAATCGAAAAgctattgtaaagacattttggggcaaattgttacaaagtgcagctttaaatggaaaaaaatcatgcggggaaaaaaaaagtgccgcaAAATTGTAACTCCCGCTTTGCTCCTCGTTAGATGCTGTGAAGAAGCCATGGGAGAGATCCAACTCTGCAGAGAAGTCCTCACTGGTGTCAAGGTGGGAACGGAAAAATGTTGATCCTGTAGATAACATGCAagagctgaattttttttttttttccttctctcttcgTGTTGTAGAGTGAGACCCATTGGCAGCACTAGTGAATCAGACACCGAATTTGACAGGATGAAACAGGTGCGTTTTATGCTTCTACGTGGCACTTTTGTTATTTGAAACGCTCTAGTGTGGTACTTAATAGgatgtgggctccctctagtggtacagaaaagaatcactgaattattactatttttaaatatagtccTATATATTTTTGAAGCACAGTTCatttgtatatactgtaaatttgaaatactatacttttttaaaaaatatatatttatttatttaggtacaatcacaattattttggtttCATGCACACTATTGGAATCATTATttaagctaaaaaataaaaaaagtgtgcGTGTGGGGGGGTCCACTGTATAGCCACTCTTTTGCTTGAATTAACTCTGAATTTGTTTTTCTCGTAGGAGATTTTGGACGAAGTTGTACGCGAGCTGCATAAAGTGAAAGATGAAATCATTCATGGTAAGCTTGCTTTGAGCTAGCGGGTTAACATCGTTATCTTGCCGTGGTGCAAACAAGGCGAGATATGGAGCTTTTGTGCATTTGTCTCGAAACGACATCTGTAAATGATTGTCACGCCGTCACACTCTCGGATCAGTTTTAGCGCTTCTGCGTATTTTTGCTGGTTATCGGCTATCGTGATGAGGTCATCAGAGAGTCCAAGCCGGCCAGAATGATGTAACTGTTAAGGCTCGAGATATAGTCATTTGTAAAAGGAGAATTTTTTTGCGACACGGTGATTAGGAAATATTGCTCCTACTTGACTTTTCCATGACTTACTGAAAGTGGCGACATAAGCTACATCAAATAACGTTCCCGTTCTTTTTATGTCAGCCATCAGACAAGAAATAGGTCGAATCAGCACATCCTAATCTCAGCTGAGCGACGTTTTGGGAGGGAGAGCAGGAGGAGCTGGAGAAAGACGACCAGGACGTCGGATGGATGCAGGCGGGACCCGCTTGGAGAACCCCCAGAATGTTCTCTCAATGTTTCTGTGAAGTTGCGTCGCAGAGACGTTGCGCCAACATTTGAGTCTGCCGGACAGCAAAGCGGACAGAAGAGAGCGAGACGAACTCAAGGAGAGGAAACGATGAAGACGAAGCGTGGTGCCGAGTTCCGTGTTGTGGTTGTTGCGTGCGCCTCTCGTCTCGGACTGCCCCGTGTTGCCACGTTTTCTTCGGTTCCGTctcaaaaggaaaatatttttggttttcTAAGTTTGTActgttgtattatttaaaaatccgTGCTGATGTTGTTGACGAGTATTACAGAAGGACAAACGGGATTCTTGCACACCATCGGCGTCAGCCTTTTATAATCCTTCTCTGTTCATTTGATCCCAGACGATTCGTTTCAAATAAGCACAAAGTTGAAGTTTTGATTGCCATATTCGTACCGGTGTTGTTTGTGCGTCCGACCTTTTCTTCTCGCAGACAAGTAGCCACTGAAAATACACCTGCACCACCAAGGCCACACCACTGAGCgctgttaaataaatacattggtaAATGTCTTGTATGCTTGGCGCAAACTCGTTGGCAGTGGGACAAAATCCGGCGGCCAAGTTGGTCTTTGAAGGTGTCGTGGAAAGAGCCCAAAGTgatcctaaaatggccacttccaaaccaaaatggcagacttcctctTTCTTTCCAGCCATgtgttcttgagacttttttggggAGGTGGATCCTGGTTTATAgcaccccccccctttttttcccccctgaaagGTTCAATATCCACACACCTGGTAAGCGTTCagtggtgtttaaaaaaaagaaaagaaaaaaaaagtcaatgacCGAACAATGTGGTAGTTTTCCAAACCCTCCTATGTTTGTGGCCCTCCCACTTCTGCATGAACCCCTACTCAATTCATTTCTTTGGTTAaatggaaaagaagaagaagaaaaaaaacaggtggtGCATTTATAACCGTGGTTTGTGTCCATGATGAATCCCATTCTCTGTGTACGAGATGATGCTGATAATAGTAGCAAAGAGGGGAGgtgtataattaaaaaaaaaaaaaaagacggaagGGTGTTTCTCTGCCAATATGCAAAGTAAAGTTAGCTCAGAAGAATGTGCACAAATGGAATGGCCGGTCAATGTGATGGTAACTCAAAAGTGTCTTTGCAGGAGTTTGGATTGTTGCACTTGCATTGTCTGCTCTCAGCGACGTTctcattaaatgaataaataaaaagctggATGTGAAAATGCATTCAACCAAACAGTTAAAAGAAGCGACATGATTCACCTGTTAGCTAACCCTCAAGATGGATTTTATGGACTCGATTTTTTTAGAAACAAAGACCAAAGACAATGTGCGTTTTGATCAACATCTTCGTAtaaagatatttatttattttattttttacagttaaaTAGAAACATCTAAGtaggtaaacaaaaaaagaagacaataagGTTACAGCCAAAGTGTTTTGCTCGCCAGCACAGCACTAACACGTTAGCCATCATATGAAACGTTTACGGACTCCGAACTCGGCCTCTCACTCTTATCATGCTTTCAATTAAAACCACTTCAGTCTGAACATCAAAATGAGGTAAGTACAGTTCAGAGTCgtcattggaaaaaaagaacattgatTAGcctgtaaaacaacaacaacaacaacaataataataataataatatgacacACATGCGCTGTTTTATCCAAGAGCTTGAGTTTCAGTGCACATTTTTCTACTGTGCCCTTGAACGCATCATCACCATAGACGCAAGACACCGCCAGTAAACAAACCTTTCATTTAAATAAGGCCCGCccgctttttaaaaatatgttatgTGAAAAGGAGACGGAACGCTGGCTGTAAATTGATTCAAAATACACGTGGCGAAACTTGAGATGCACTTAATATGTCGGGCTAATTGATGTTTTATTGCTTGGGTTAATAGGACACACGTGCTCTTTTGTTTCAAGCTGAAATGGAACGCAAGCTGGAGAGCTGACGTTAGCTAATATGCCAACCTTTAGTATTACTTCAAGACAGCCCAAGGAAACATTGTATACATATTTGTGAGAAAATGTCGATGTGGTTCTGCTGGATTAGTTtaggtttttttgttgtaacatttcatttcaagtagCCTAACTAACTGCTTTCTGCCACTCAAAAGTGCCCTGGCGCCTAATTTTTTCCCAAACATGAAATGGTCTCTGAAAGCAAAATGAACCACACAACAGCAATAGTGGGAACATAATAATAACGTTCACTATTGAATACTATTAAATGTAGTCTCAAATGGCGAGGCAGGCCATCTTGATTTTGTGACAGGAACACGTGGGAATTGCCCTATGACAGAAGGAAATGTttgcgttctttttttttcttttctttacatGACTATTACGGACAAAAGAGGAGACGATCCAGCATTGAGAGTCAACATCGCCTGAACTGCGGATTGTTAAGCAGTGAAATTCACATTGGCGTGGTGCTTGTGGCCCTTCCTGGGACGTCTGCTCTACTGCTGCTTGCTCGACTTGTACTCACGCTTGATTCGGGCGTACGGGCCGATGCTGTCGTCGAACACAAAGTCCCACAGCACCTGCATCCACGACGTGTGCTGAGGCAGGGAGTCGTAATACTCGGCCGCGATCTGCTTCACCTGGAGATCCAAACGACATAGTTAGGACCACCGAAGTTTAAGTGGAAACGTTAGTTTGTTGCAAAGGCcacgtttctttttttatttcttatttacattctatgTGGCGTGTGTGCATTTGAAATACGTTGAAGTGAGAACAACGGAGGTTGTTGGTTTAGTTCACTTCCTCTCACATTTTGTTCCATGCATGACTTTGGTCATTGTTCAGTCGAAAAGTCAGAAAGTGTCTGTGGTCCAACAGGTTTGGTGACGGACAATTAGTTTCATTGTGGAAGCGAGCGCTTGACATGCAACCCACAGCCTTTGTGTGTTGCGGACTCACTCAAGTGGCAATTGGTTAATCAGTTACCCGGTGTGATGTTTCTTCCTCTGAGAAACACcgttttgtttagtttaatcCAAGGCAGGTCGTGTACCTAAACCCCagtaaaaaaatcacttaacccctaggcgttattgtgatcattttttggctttttgttggttctgaccaagccatttcaaaataaaatactgcccacgggttaatcaAACCCACAAAGTCCAACAGCGTGGTTGTATGGTTTTTGATGACACGCATgaactcaacaaaaaaatggaatctGAATTATACAATTAGAATTGATTGGTTTGGAACATAAGTCGAATAAACAGAggattaacttttattttgaagtcctGTGTATAATTGAGACTTGAGATGAGCCCCTATCAATATAAACTGTGTACCGTTTCCACCACTAGGTGTCAGTAATCACTTGGGCATGGAGTGCAATGCGGGCATGACGGGAAGGTTAGAGGGGGAAATCAAGACTTCGGGCTTCGTTGCTAACAATAAACACGTTGTCTTTTCCTATATGAAAAGAACATTTTCAATTATACCacataaagtgttttttttttaagagctgctgaagatgtaactttttttctagCATGCCTGTGTCACGTGCTCAATAATGAAGGTGCTGACTGGACAAAGAGGCGCTCTGTTGATCTGAAATCGATTGCTATTCCTAAAGTACCCGGATGTCGGTCACGGCTAAGTTAAATATGAATTTACAGAACTGAATTTGCTTTGAATGCACTGTAAGTTACAGTTTaagagaaaaagaaatacatttcataattttaaatatattttcaagattATTGGACTTCAGTTCCAAATTAATCAATTGAAATTGcataattcagtttttcaaTGCAATGATTCAAATTAAACAATACGAACTCAGTTTATGTAATTCAAATGCAGTTTTTCAATGCAATTATTCAATTTtagcaattcaaattcaaatattaaatgtttcaAAGTCAGTTTCTGGTGGCACATATTTCAACCCATACACTTCAACCTGAGTACAACgcagcaagaattttgaaaatagGACAATAGGTTTCAGaaacaatttacattttttgggtttgaaaagaaaaagaagcctTTTTGGGGAATGTTTTTATATGATATGACCTaaccaaaaaacacattcaaattacagtaatttctggactacaagccgctacttttttcacttgtattcaaccctgcggctaatataaaggtgcggcttatccatcagatcacaagagggcgcactataaaggaagtgaGCCCTTATACAGTaggagagcgagacaatttgcaccctcattatggaaaagtaGCGGGAACATTAAAAACccctgcggcttatatgtgtagtattccccaaatttagctagcgcggcttatagtcaggtgcgccttgtagtccagaaattactgtatacaaTTTGACTCTAACCTCATTATTTCTCAACGTTCTTTTCGACCCTTCCGTTTCATCTTTTACTCGTTCTCCGAAAAAATATCCACCAAAATGACACAAAGATGGCAGCCACTTGTCACGTTGGTGATgcgacaaatacaaaaaaaaaggtcttaccTGAGGTAGTTTACTGCCGGGTATGCTGGGAAAGTCATGGTGCTCCATGTGATAGCCAACATTGAAGGTGATCAAGTTGAGCGATCCATAGTACGAGTACGTCTCATGTCCCTTCATGAACATGTAATGCTCGGCTATGAAATGTCCCGAAATGGGGTGCAGTCCCATACACAAGATGGACCCGGCGATGAGGTACACCACCGGCTTGACCCCCCACAGATAGTAGATGACGGCATCCGCCGCCAGCTGAACCACAAAGTTCTGAATCTCCAGCTTGCAAACTGGTTTGGGGTTGACCAGCAGAGGGCGCAGTGCGTAGAAGAGCGGCTGCAGGAAGAGCCACACCAACTTCCTGCTCGGAGTGCAGAAGAACCAGCCCTCGAAATCCGTGGGAATGTCCACGTCCAGCCTGTCCGCGCCCAGGTAGCGGTGGTGGTCGATGTGGTACTTCTTGAAGGAGGCCGAGTAGGGCACGCCGATGGGCAGGTTGGCCCACATGGCGAACCAGCGGTTCCACTTGGCCAGCTTGTTGCCAAAGGCCACGTTGTGCGAAATGTCGTGGATGGCCAACGTCAACGAGTGGTTGACGCAGCCGCCCAAGGCGTAGGCCCAGAATAAGATCCACTTCCACGGGAAATCTCGCACCAGGTAGCAGGCCAGGAGCTGGGACAGGACCATGGCCGACACCACCCACTTCAGGTGGGGGTCCGGACCCATCAGGGACTTGATCTCTGGGTACTTGGCTGTGGGGAACACAGAAATGATCGTTCAATGGACAAGTCAAACTAACGAACGCCCCTCATGTGAACTACTTTTACAGctaaaaagtgcaaatgtatataataataataataataaataactatcAATTTGCAGCCTTTTTGTAGGCAACAGCGATATCACCATCTAAAACGTGGAaatcagcaaagaaaaaaacaaaaaaaaattacaaatcttGACAGCATGAATGTTAAGCCCAAGAAACAAAATGGAGCATGCTCTGAGGAGGCAGTGATTTCTTCTCATGGgaggattttattattattattattatttttaattggcaaAGGTGTTGTTTTGCTCAGGGACCGTAATGACAAACATTGGAGAAGCAAGCTTGGGTTTGAGCCAGTCTGCTTTGATTGGAAAGTCAATAACGTATTTAAAAGGGTTCAGTCTGAgattttgtgactttttcccccTAGAATATATATTAAGGTAAAAACTTCAGaaaggagtgtttttttttttttttataaatgtgggatcaaaacaaaaaaaatcatt
This window harbors:
- the evla gene encoding enah/Vasp-like a isoform X3; its protein translation is MSEQSICQARASVMVYDDASKKWVPIKPGQQGFSRINIYHNTANNTFRVVGVKLQDQQVVINYSIVKGLKYNQATPTFHQWRDARQVYGLNFASKEEATTFSNAMLFALNVLSSPDSGGPVVQRQNGPSSEESEAQRRMMEQHQMQAHKERERRTSGSVVSTLQYKVCAPPAHPDTPPEYRQYRASTLPPSYVRVASSSTPPSASSSPSQEKEAGAARDKAQLSSQLSTSLASAFSPVQAGVTTMGRQVRQIPLSPPTAARHAHQHHQDFALPPKHGTWSASHLQQMYAQCPPSASPPVMMAMAARQGLAPPQPVLPVAHPLPGMRMKPPPLEPSGQYPQHQPHAHANGQSDDSYSPHSHQLPLTPQYCEAVPLPPFAGQPPAGPAPNHQYPSTFHPQQQAHQQPPSNTNSPPSYIDGGSPKEAPSPVPQQVPMTNSCAPVSAGHPAMLSVAPPPSGPPAPPPPPGPPPPMAAPPPMPPPLPTGGGPPGGPPGMQQQPSGLAAALAGAKLRKVQRDESSPPGSSGKSDSNRSSGGSGGGGEGLMQEMNALLARRRKASEKPDEDDSGSRGSGQNSTDAVKKPWERSNSAEKSSLVSRVRPIGSTSESDTEFDRMKQEILDEVVRELHKVKDEIIHAIRQEIGRISTS
- the evla gene encoding enah/Vasp-like a isoform X4; translation: MVYDDASKKWVPIKPGQQGFSRINIYHNTANNTFRVVGVKLQDQQVVINYSIVKGLKYNQATPTFHQWRDARQVYGLNFASKEEATTFSNAMLFALNVLSSPDSGGPVVQRQNGPSSEESEAQRRMMEQHQMQAHKERERRTSGSVVSTLQYKVCAPPAHPDTPPEYRQYRASTLPPSYVRVASSSTPPSASSSPSQEKEAGAARDKAQLSSQLSTSLASAFSPVQAGVTTMGRQVRQIPLSPPTAARHAHQHHQDFALPPKHGTWSASHLQQMYAQCPPSASPPVMMAMAARQGLAPPQPVLPVAHPLPGMRMKPPPLEPSGQYPQHQPHAHANGQSDDSYSPHSHQLPLTPQYCEAVPLPPFAGQPPAGPAPNHQYPSTFHPQQQAHQQPPSNTNSPPSYIDGGSPKEAPSPVPQQVPMTNSCAPVSAGHPAMLSVAPPPSGPPAPPPPPGPPPPMAAPPPMPPPLPTGGGPPGGPPGMQQQPSGLAAALAGAKLRKVQRDESSPPGSSGKSDSNRSSGGSGGGGEGLMQEMNALLARRRKASEKPDEDDSGSRGSGQNSTDAVKKPWERSNSAEKSSLVSRVRPIGSTSESDTEFDRMKQEILDEVVRELHKVKDEIIHAIRQEIGRISTS
- the evla gene encoding enah/Vasp-like a isoform X2 codes for the protein MYSLDDFGEQSICQARASVMVYDDASKKWVPIKPGQQGFSRINIYHNTANNTFRVVGVKLQDQQVVINYSIVKGLKYNQATPTFHQWRDARQVYGLNFASKEEATTFSNAMLFALNVLSSPDSGGPVVQRQNGPSSEESEAQRRMMEQHQMQAHKERERRTSGSVVSTLQYKVCAPPAHPDTPPEYRQYRASTLPPSYVRVASSSTPPSASSSPSQEKEAGAARDKAQLSSQLSTSLASAFSPVQAGVTTMGRQVRQIPLSPPTAARHAHQHHQDFALPPKHGTWSASHLQQMYAQCPPSASPPVMMAMAARQGLAPPQPVLPVAHPLPGMRMKPPPLEPSGQYPQHQPHAHANGQSDDSYSPHSHQLPLTPQYCEAVPLPPFAGQPPAGPAPNHQYPSTFHPQQQAHQQPPSNTNSPPSYIDGGSPKEAPSPVPQQVPMTNSCAPVSAGHPAMLSVAPPPSGPPAPPPPPGPPPPMAAPPPMPPPLPTGGGPPGGPPGMQQQPSGLAAALAGAKLRKVQRDESSPPGSSGKSDSNRSSGGSGGGGEGLMQEMNALLARRRKASEKPDEDDSGSRGSGQNSTDAVKKPWERSNSAEKSSLVSRVRPIGSTSESDTEFDRMKQEILDEVVRELHKVKDEIIHAIRQEIGRISTS
- the evla gene encoding enah/Vasp-like a isoform X1, which gives rise to MDIQRVRVLRYGLPQSVSDSGLFYNHISVSEQSICQARASVMVYDDASKKWVPIKPGQQGFSRINIYHNTANNTFRVVGVKLQDQQVVINYSIVKGLKYNQATPTFHQWRDARQVYGLNFASKEEATTFSNAMLFALNVLSSPDSGGPVVQRQNGPSSEESEAQRRMMEQHQMQAHKERERRTSGSVVSTLQYKVCAPPAHPDTPPEYRQYRASTLPPSYVRVASSSTPPSASSSPSQEKEAGAARDKAQLSSQLSTSLASAFSPVQAGVTTMGRQVRQIPLSPPTAARHAHQHHQDFALPPKHGTWSASHLQQMYAQCPPSASPPVMMAMAARQGLAPPQPVLPVAHPLPGMRMKPPPLEPSGQYPQHQPHAHANGQSDDSYSPHSHQLPLTPQYCEAVPLPPFAGQPPAGPAPNHQYPSTFHPQQQAHQQPPSNTNSPPSYIDGGSPKEAPSPVPQQVPMTNSCAPVSAGHPAMLSVAPPPSGPPAPPPPPGPPPPMAAPPPMPPPLPTGGGPPGGPPGMQQQPSGLAAALAGAKLRKVQRDESSPPGSSGKSDSNRSSGGSGGGGEGLMQEMNALLARRRKASEKPDEDDSGSRGSGQNSTDAVKKPWERSNSAEKSSLVSRVRPIGSTSESDTEFDRMKQEILDEVVRELHKVKDEIIHAIRQEIGRISTS
- the degs2 gene encoding sphingolipid delta(4)-desaturase/C4-monooxygenase DES2 isoform X2, giving the protein MGPDPHLKWVVSAMVLSQLLACYLVRDFPWKWILFWAYALGGCVNHSLTLAIHDISHNVAFGNKLAKWNRWFAMWANLPIGVPYSASFKKYHIDHHRYLGADRLDVDIPTDFEGWFFCTPSRKLVWLFLQPLFYALRPLLVNPKPVCKLEIQNFVVQLAADAVIYYLWGVKPVVYLIAGSILCMGLHPISGHFIAEHYMFMKGHETYSYYGSLNLITFNVGYHMEHHDFPSIPGSKLPQVKQIAAEYYDSLPQHTSWMQVLWDFVFDDSIGPYARIKREYKSSKQQ
- the degs2 gene encoding sphingolipid delta(4)-desaturase/C4-monooxygenase DES2 isoform X1; translation: MGKTGGRGDFEWVYNDQPHTARRKEILAKYPEIKSLMGPDPHLKWVVSAMVLSQLLACYLVRDFPWKWILFWAYALGGCVNHSLTLAIHDISHNVAFGNKLAKWNRWFAMWANLPIGVPYSASFKKYHIDHHRYLGADRLDVDIPTDFEGWFFCTPSRKLVWLFLQPLFYALRPLLVNPKPVCKLEIQNFVVQLAADAVIYYLWGVKPVVYLIAGSILCMGLHPISGHFIAEHYMFMKGHETYSYYGSLNLITFNVGYHMEHHDFPSIPGSKLPQVKQIAAEYYDSLPQHTSWMQVLWDFVFDDSIGPYARIKREYKSSKQQ